The proteins below come from a single Phycisphaerae bacterium genomic window:
- a CDS encoding VWA domain-containing protein translates to MVAAPNDPFSFALTAMITVAAPTLLWGTLAAAAPIIIHLVLRQKSRHAWFPALRLLTPKAAAGRQAQRLRYLLLLAARITILLLIVTLLMEIRCQPNQVAGLASRTTGEPVSAVICVDDSASMSYRFQGRTRLEAACNLARTVIEDRGRFGPGCEFAIVTGSEENHDKENSIRQVATTGLWTTDRGRAAQTLHHLSPAWHGRGAGTLLQLAYRQLAQARNPRCEVYLVTDLTEHAWRGALPTPPKDLSAVCVLDAGHQENLNLTLGWPSAGEHVLPAEVSNAIVCQLRTADTPGETFLELTLDGQPRGRQALGLLEANSEREVTLSIPPLPKGTHTITIELKPDDALPADNHRFACVLAGDLPRVTVLADRPDNEVAAMVAAMIAPTALTSVERRYVVDGIGPETLEASQLDGRVAVILADAARTTTQGWITLGKYLETGGTLIIIPGPSTTPSALAPATRLLPAPIENIISRDPPVRVAATELSHPYLRPFADTGIDSVNDRPVFRHLRLGPPVADAQVLAPFSDGSPAILARTVGKGRVLQMAFSPAREWSLFGSQAAPMIVLLQSILADLAPRSDHVATFAAGDTVRRWLDTAAGPLTLIQPGETQPRPMLTHSTQVKLPTALPGNYRVLSGQDTPHALLDYSVNVPEAESDMTRTSPTAITARFPPGMATVTTDVEIVAGNRTGQATVRWTVPVALALLTLLIAESLFANRFYGYREPPRAGR, encoded by the coding sequence ATGGTCGCCGCCCCCAATGACCCCTTCAGCTTCGCCCTGACCGCGATGATCACCGTCGCGGCTCCGACGCTCCTCTGGGGAACCCTCGCCGCCGCCGCCCCAATCATCATTCATCTGGTCCTGCGCCAGAAATCACGCCACGCGTGGTTCCCGGCCCTGCGGTTGCTGACCCCCAAGGCGGCTGCCGGCCGGCAGGCCCAACGACTCCGCTACCTGCTCCTGCTCGCCGCCCGCATCACCATCCTGCTGCTCATCGTCACCCTGCTCATGGAAATCCGCTGCCAGCCGAACCAAGTCGCCGGACTGGCCTCGCGAACAACCGGCGAACCCGTCTCCGCAGTCATCTGCGTGGACGATTCGGCCAGCATGAGCTACCGATTCCAGGGCCGTACACGCCTCGAAGCGGCCTGCAACCTGGCCCGGACAGTCATCGAAGACCGCGGTCGCTTTGGCCCGGGCTGCGAGTTCGCCATCGTGACCGGCTCGGAAGAAAACCACGACAAGGAGAACTCGATTAGACAGGTCGCGACAACAGGCCTGTGGACCACCGATCGGGGACGAGCCGCCCAGACACTCCACCACCTGTCACCCGCGTGGCATGGCCGGGGAGCAGGCACCCTCCTTCAACTCGCCTACCGGCAGCTCGCCCAAGCCCGCAACCCGCGCTGCGAGGTATACCTGGTTACCGACCTGACCGAACACGCTTGGCGCGGTGCCCTGCCAACGCCTCCCAAAGATCTGTCCGCAGTCTGCGTGCTCGACGCCGGACACCAGGAGAACCTCAACCTGACCCTCGGCTGGCCGTCAGCCGGCGAACACGTCCTCCCCGCAGAGGTGAGCAACGCGATCGTCTGCCAACTGCGAACCGCCGATACGCCCGGGGAAACGTTCCTGGAACTGACTCTGGACGGCCAGCCCCGCGGCCGACAGGCCCTCGGACTACTGGAGGCAAACAGCGAACGGGAAGTCACCCTGAGCATCCCCCCGCTGCCAAAAGGAACCCACACCATCACCATCGAGCTCAAGCCCGACGATGCCCTGCCCGCCGATAACCACCGCTTCGCCTGCGTCCTGGCAGGCGATCTGCCGCGCGTGACCGTCCTCGCCGACCGACCCGACAACGAGGTGGCGGCCATGGTCGCAGCCATGATCGCCCCCACTGCCTTGACCTCCGTAGAGAGGCGCTATGTGGTGGACGGCATCGGCCCCGAAACCCTGGAAGCCAGCCAACTCGACGGCCGGGTGGCCGTGATCCTGGCCGACGCCGCACGAACGACAACCCAGGGGTGGATCACCCTCGGCAAGTACCTCGAGACCGGAGGAACGCTCATCATCATCCCGGGACCGAGCACGACACCGTCCGCACTCGCTCCCGCCACCCGGCTCCTGCCCGCCCCCATCGAGAACATCATCTCCCGCGATCCGCCGGTCCGTGTCGCCGCCACAGAACTCAGCCACCCCTACCTCCGGCCATTCGCCGATACCGGCATCGACTCCGTCAACGACCGCCCCGTGTTCCGCCACCTGCGTCTGGGACCGCCGGTCGCCGACGCCCAGGTCCTCGCACCCTTCTCCGACGGCAGCCCCGCGATCCTCGCTCGGACAGTCGGCAAGGGCCGAGTCCTCCAGATGGCGTTCTCCCCAGCCAGGGAGTGGAGCCTCTTCGGCTCCCAGGCCGCTCCCATGATCGTCCTCCTCCAGAGCATCCTGGCCGACCTCGCCCCACGCAGCGACCACGTCGCAACCTTCGCTGCCGGCGATACCGTCCGCCGCTGGCTGGACACGGCCGCCGGTCCGCTCACCCTCATCCAACCCGGTGAAACCCAACCGCGGCCCATGCTCACTCACAGCACGCAAGTCAAACTGCCAACAGCACTTCCGGGAAACTACCGCGTGCTGTCCGGCCAGGATACCCCACACGCCCTGCTGGACTACAGCGTCAACGTGCCCGAGGCCGAATCCGACATGACCCGCACCAGCCCCACCGCCATCACCGCACGGTTTCCGCCCGGCATGGCCACCGTCACCACCGACGTCGAGATCGTGGCCGGCAACCGAACCGGACAGGCCACCGTCCGCTGGACAGTCCCCGTCGCCCTCGCCCTACTCACCCTGCTGATCGCTGAAAGTCTTTTCGCCAACAGGTTTTACGGATACCGCGAGCCGCCCCGTGCCGGGCGGTGA
- a CDS encoding histone H1: MEEYKKLRELVEAAADDVDKAIGGNKAAGTRVRKAMQDIKAAAQEVRKKILEARSAPQ; encoded by the coding sequence ATGGAAGAGTACAAGAAGTTGAGAGAATTGGTTGAGGCTGCCGCTGACGATGTGGACAAGGCCATCGGCGGCAACAAGGCCGCCGGTACCCGCGTCCGCAAGGCGATGCAGGATATCAAGGCCGCCGCCCAAGAGGTACGCAAGAAAATCCTTGAAGCCCGTTCCGCGCCCCAGTAG
- a CDS encoding beta-hydroxyacyl-ACP dehydratase, translating into MAAPPFVDLAKLDPTRLQVTREQIYQHLPQRYEFMQLDGIVTIDLETNVAVGLRLVREDEFWVKGHIPGRPLLPGVLMLESAAQMAAYMSHVFQPDNRFLGFGGLDNVKFRGTVTPPATMFITLKLVEARSRRTVCDSQGWVDNRLIFEGRFTGMPV; encoded by the coding sequence ATGGCTGCTCCACCTTTCGTCGATCTCGCCAAATTGGATCCCACCAGACTCCAGGTCACCAGGGAGCAGATCTATCAGCACCTGCCCCAGCGTTACGAATTCATGCAGTTGGACGGTATCGTGACCATCGATCTGGAGACCAACGTCGCCGTCGGCCTCCGCCTGGTTCGCGAGGACGAGTTCTGGGTGAAAGGCCATATCCCGGGCCGGCCCCTCCTGCCCGGCGTCCTCATGCTCGAGTCCGCCGCCCAGATGGCCGCGTACATGTCCCACGTCTTCCAGCCCGACAACCGCTTCCTCGGCTTTGGCGGACTGGACAACGTCAAATTCCGCGGCACCGTCACCCCGCCCGCCACCATGTTCATCACCCTCAAGCTGGTCGAGGCTCGCAGCCGACGCACCGTCTGCGACTCCCAAGGTTGGGTCGACAACCGCCTCATCTTCGAAGGCCGATTCACCGGAATGCCCGTCTAA
- a CDS encoding transposase: MPRTARQAPGGMVYHVLNRGVGRMRLFDKPGDYEAFERVLAETLELRPMRICAYCVMPNHWHMVLWPRRDGELAAFMQRLTITHVRCRQEHRQEVGTGHIYQGRYKSFPVQDGPHFLKVCRYVERNALRAGLTRRAEDWQWSSLWRRERGDEKARSLLSEWVVDRPDDWLRRVNRAEKQSELDCLRVSIARGRPFGTPDWMARTVRKLGLESSLRPRGRPRKQKDDGLAESRLSK; encoded by the coding sequence ATGCCACGAACGGCGAGACAAGCTCCGGGCGGGATGGTCTACCACGTGCTCAACCGCGGGGTTGGACGGATGCGGCTGTTTGACAAGCCGGGGGACTACGAGGCGTTCGAGCGGGTGTTGGCCGAGACGCTGGAACTGCGGCCGATGCGGATTTGTGCCTACTGCGTCATGCCGAACCACTGGCACATGGTCCTGTGGCCGCGGCGGGACGGGGAACTGGCCGCATTCATGCAGCGGTTGACCATCACCCACGTGCGCTGCCGGCAGGAGCACCGGCAGGAGGTGGGCACGGGGCACATCTATCAAGGCCGGTACAAGTCGTTTCCAGTCCAGGATGGCCCCCATTTCCTGAAGGTGTGCCGGTACGTCGAGCGGAACGCGTTGCGGGCGGGCCTGACGAGGCGAGCGGAGGATTGGCAGTGGTCGAGCCTGTGGCGGCGGGAGCGTGGTGACGAGAAAGCCCGGTCGTTGCTGAGCGAGTGGGTGGTGGACCGGCCGGATGACTGGCTCCGGCGGGTGAACCGGGCGGAGAAGCAGTCGGAGCTTGATTGCCTGCGGGTATCGATAGCCCGTGGCCGGCCGTTCGGAACGCCGGACTGGATGGCCAGGACGGTGCGAAAGCTGGGCCTGGAGAGCTCGCTTCGCCCTCGGGGCCGGCCGCGCAAGCAGAAGGATGACGGTTTGGCGGAGAGCAGGCTTTCGAAATAG